A window of Mucilaginibacter paludis DSM 18603 contains these coding sequences:
- a CDS encoding nucleoside deaminase, which translates to MRYYNFSDEIPAISPDDFFMKEALKEARLALAEDEIPIGALVVCKGQIIGRGHNLTERLNDVSAHAEMQALTAATNYTGGKYLPDCTLYVTMEPCVMCAGASYWFQVGKIVFGAYDTRLGFGRLNQKITHPKTLITGGIMENECSELVREFFRKKRLKS; encoded by the coding sequence ATGAGATATTATAATTTTAGCGATGAGATACCTGCCATATCTCCCGACGACTTTTTTATGAAGGAGGCGCTTAAAGAAGCCAGGCTGGCATTGGCCGAAGACGAAATACCTATAGGTGCCCTTGTAGTTTGCAAGGGGCAGATCATCGGGCGCGGCCATAACCTTACCGAACGGCTGAACGATGTATCTGCACATGCCGAAATGCAGGCCCTTACGGCGGCCACCAATTACACTGGCGGTAAATATCTGCCCGATTGTACTTTATACGTTACCATGGAGCCTTGTGTAATGTGCGCGGGGGCATCGTATTGGTTCCAGGTGGGTAAAATAGTTTTTGGAGCTTATGATACCCGGCTGGGTTTTGGCAGACTGAACCAAAAGATAACCCATCCTAAAACTTTAATTACAGGCGGAATTATGGAAAATGAGTGTTCTGAGCTGGTTCGAGAGTTTTTTAGAAAGAAAAGGCTTAAAAGTTAA
- a CDS encoding glycosyl hydrolase family 8 has protein sequence MLRYKKLITIIGLLTFSSSLFSQNPKRSFPQHVRYFDGVIKPNHVSQKELDNSVRSFYILWKARYINTNCNNGQYYVWFEKPGQKQSVSEGQGYGMMIVALMAGYDKKAKATYDGLFKYYKAHPSKRDPHLMAWAQNNNCKDISGSSATDGDMDIAYSLLLADKQWGSKGDINYHDEARQMIASIMKQEINPKTFSVILSNSVEYDSRDYFDTRSSDFMPAHFREFKTASNNAGWDKVVDRNYTLFQFLQHKYSPDAGLIPDFIQHINKKPVPARAHYLESPYDGYYNYNACRVPWRIATDYILYGDKRSKAVVDKINTWIRTTTNGNPDNISAGYTLQGNDLKGRYFEALSFIAPFAVSAMVDQKNQVWLNHVWDYLLKFDMDGFDYYDNSIKMINMIILSGNYWAPGK, from the coding sequence ATGTTACGTTACAAAAAACTAATAACAATAATTGGGCTGTTAACGTTCAGCAGTTCTTTGTTTTCTCAAAATCCAAAAAGATCATTCCCACAACATGTCCGTTATTTTGATGGGGTAATTAAGCCAAACCATGTTTCGCAAAAGGAGCTGGATAACAGCGTGCGCTCTTTTTATATTTTGTGGAAAGCGCGTTACATTAATACCAACTGTAATAACGGGCAGTATTACGTCTGGTTTGAAAAACCGGGCCAAAAGCAATCCGTATCAGAAGGGCAAGGCTACGGGATGATGATAGTTGCGCTGATGGCGGGTTATGATAAAAAAGCTAAAGCTACCTACGATGGCCTCTTTAAGTATTACAAGGCGCACCCCAGCAAACGCGACCCACATTTAATGGCCTGGGCACAAAATAATAACTGTAAGGATATCAGCGGAAGCAGCGCAACCGACGGTGATATGGATATTGCCTATTCGTTATTGCTGGCCGATAAACAATGGGGCAGTAAAGGCGATATCAATTATCATGACGAAGCCCGGCAGATGATCGCCTCCATCATGAAGCAGGAGATCAACCCCAAAACTTTCTCGGTTATATTGAGCAACTCGGTGGAGTATGATAGCCGGGATTATTTTGATACGCGCTCGTCAGATTTTATGCCTGCTCATTTCAGGGAATTTAAAACAGCCAGCAACAATGCAGGCTGGGATAAGGTGGTTGACCGTAACTACACGCTGTTTCAATTTTTGCAACATAAGTATAGCCCCGATGCGGGCCTGATTCCAGATTTTATCCAGCACATTAATAAAAAACCGGTGCCCGCCCGCGCCCACTACCTGGAATCGCCGTATGATGGTTACTATAACTATAATGCTTGCCGGGTGCCCTGGCGCATAGCTACAGATTATATTTTGTATGGCGATAAGCGATCAAAAGCCGTAGTGGATAAAATTAACACCTGGATACGCACTACAACCAACGGGAACCCGGATAACATATCGGCGGGTTATACCCTGCAAGGGAATGATTTAAAGGGGCGCTATTTTGAGGCCTTGAGTTTTATTGCCCCCTTCGCGGTGTCGGCCATGGTTGATCAAAAAAATCAGGTGTGGTTAAACCATGTATGGGATTACCTGCTGAAATTTGACATGGATGGCTTCGATTATTATGATAACAGCATCAAAATGATCAACATGATTATCTTATCGGGTAATTATTGGGCTCCGGGGAAATAG
- the yiaK gene encoding 3-dehydro-L-gulonate 2-dehydrogenase: MRIPFEILRSEFLRVLLKLNMSQERAAHCANIFAENSRDGVYTHGLNRFPVFVELIKDGLIKVDAQPALANHIGLIEQWEGNLAPGILNATHCMQRAIDLAKEHGIGCVAIRNTNHWMRGGTYGWQAAEAGCIGICFTNTIANVPPWGGIDPRLGNNPLIIAVPRKGGHVVLDMAISQYSFGKLLQYQSNNEELPLPGGYDDSGKLSTNATDIIQSKRILPIGFWKGSGLSLMLDLLVTILSQGRSTEKITESGKEAGVSQVFICIHQPDTDITSRLIEQIIAYAKTSRLEKEDGAISYPGENTLKTRIKNIREGIPVDEEIWNKVLAL; the protein is encoded by the coding sequence ATGAGAATACCGTTTGAAATTTTACGTTCTGAATTTTTAAGAGTACTGCTGAAACTGAATATGAGCCAGGAACGTGCAGCACATTGCGCCAACATTTTTGCTGAAAATAGCCGCGACGGTGTTTATACGCACGGTTTAAACCGCTTTCCGGTTTTTGTTGAATTAATTAAGGATGGTTTGATCAAGGTTGATGCACAGCCTGCGCTGGCTAATCATATCGGTTTGATAGAGCAATGGGAGGGCAACCTTGCCCCCGGTATACTGAATGCCACCCATTGCATGCAAAGAGCCATTGACCTGGCTAAAGAGCACGGTATAGGCTGTGTTGCCATCCGTAACACCAACCATTGGATGCGCGGCGGTACATATGGCTGGCAGGCTGCCGAAGCAGGCTGTATAGGTATTTGTTTTACCAATACCATTGCTAATGTGCCACCCTGGGGCGGCATCGATCCGCGATTGGGTAACAACCCTTTAATTATCGCCGTTCCGCGTAAGGGAGGGCATGTGGTGCTGGATATGGCCATATCCCAATATTCGTTTGGCAAGCTTTTGCAATATCAATCCAATAACGAGGAATTGCCTTTGCCGGGAGGATATGATGATAGCGGAAAACTCAGCACCAATGCTACGGATATCATACAATCCAAACGGATATTGCCTATCGGTTTCTGGAAAGGTTCGGGTTTATCCCTGATGCTTGATTTATTGGTGACCATTTTGAGCCAGGGTCGATCTACCGAAAAGATTACCGAAAGCGGGAAAGAGGCCGGTGTATCACAGGTATTTATCTGCATTCATCAGCCAGATACGGATATTACCAGTCGCTTAATTGAGCAGATTATTGCCTATGCGAAAACCAGCCGACTCGAAAAAGAGGATGGAGCTATATCATATCCGGGAGAAAATACTTTAAAAACGCGAATAAAAAATATCAGGGAAGGCATCCCGGTGGATGAAGAAATCTGGAATAAGGTGTTAGCCCTATAA
- a CDS encoding ferredoxin--NADP reductase: MLQLKVEAIRWETGDTATFFLSELNGASITYLAGQFITLIFAHHQKEIRRSYSLSSSPNESLLSITVKRMENGEISRFLLSKTQVGDVWNALAPAGKFTVTDYIAAKDIFFFAAGSGITPCYSQIKHILAQPGDSQITLVYSSHHLRSALFYDDLNLLANAHPKRFKVIYLFSVSENNSPGKRLNNDVVAQLVGEHLHHEANTAEFLICGPFTYMRMIRLTLIYMGFDPIQIRKENFVLETVSVVANSLTFPPRTIKLDIKKTTYDLVVGENQSILQAALQNNIQIPYSCRAGICSTCTAICRSGEVVMSANDVLTDQDLNAGWILTCTGHPATDDVVIEFF, from the coding sequence ATGCTCCAGCTCAAAGTAGAAGCCATTCGATGGGAAACCGGCGATACGGCAACTTTTTTTCTGAGTGAGCTTAACGGCGCCAGCATCACTTACCTGGCCGGACAGTTTATTACGCTCATTTTTGCTCATCATCAAAAAGAGATCCGGCGGTCGTATTCGCTGAGTTCGTCGCCGAACGAAAGTTTACTATCCATCACGGTAAAGCGAATGGAAAATGGCGAGATATCGCGTTTCTTGCTTAGCAAAACGCAGGTAGGCGATGTTTGGAATGCCTTAGCGCCAGCTGGTAAGTTTACGGTGACCGATTACATCGCGGCTAAAGATATCTTTTTTTTTGCGGCGGGTAGCGGTATCACGCCTTGCTACTCACAGATCAAGCATATTTTAGCACAGCCGGGAGATAGTCAGATCACCCTGGTATACAGCAGCCATCATTTAAGGTCGGCGTTGTTTTATGATGATCTTAACTTACTCGCTAATGCACATCCCAAGCGATTTAAAGTAATTTATCTTTTCAGCGTAAGCGAAAACAACTCTCCCGGCAAGCGTTTAAATAACGATGTTGTAGCACAACTGGTTGGTGAGCACCTGCATCATGAAGCGAACACGGCCGAGTTTTTAATTTGCGGCCCCTTCACCTATATGCGGATGATCAGGCTTACGCTGATTTATATGGGGTTTGATCCTATACAGATCCGTAAAGAAAACTTTGTGCTCGAAACTGTATCCGTAGTAGCCAACAGCCTCACTTTCCCACCCAGAACTATTAAGCTTGATATAAAAAAAACCACCTATGATTTAGTAGTGGGCGAAAATCAATCTATACTGCAAGCGGCGCTGCAAAATAATATCCAAATACCGTACAGTTGCCGTGCGGGTATCTGTTCTACATGCACGGCAATATGCCGCAGTGGCGAGGTAGTAATGTCTGCAAACGATGTATTG
- a CDS encoding superoxide dismutase yields the protein MAFELPALPYATDALEPHIDKLTMEIHHGKHHQAYVTNLNKALEGKPEASSTIEDIIHNISKFPPAVRNNGGGHYNHTFFWTILTPNGGGEPTGELEEAIKSTFGSFSEFKTKFSEAGATRFGSGWAWLIVTPDKKLAITSTPNQDNTLMDIAEVKGTPVLGLDVWEHAYYLKYQNKRPDYIAAFFNVINWAHVADLYKKAIA from the coding sequence ATGGCATTTGAATTACCAGCGTTACCTTACGCTACCGACGCTTTAGAACCACACATTGATAAATTGACCATGGAAATTCACCATGGCAAGCATCACCAGGCCTACGTTACTAATTTAAACAAGGCGCTTGAGGGCAAACCAGAGGCAAGCAGCACCATTGAAGATATCATCCACAATATATCAAAATTTCCGCCAGCGGTGCGTAACAATGGTGGCGGTCACTACAACCACACTTTTTTCTGGACCATTTTAACACCTAACGGTGGTGGCGAGCCAACAGGCGAATTAGAGGAAGCTATTAAGAGCACTTTCGGTTCGTTCTCTGAATTTAAAACCAAATTTTCCGAAGCCGGTGCAACCCGCTTTGGTTCTGGTTGGGCATGGTTAATTGTTACTCCTGATAAAAAACTGGCTATCACTTCAACCCCAAACCAGGACAATACCCTGATGGATATTGCTGAAGTAAAAGGTACCCCGGTTTTAGGTTTGGATGTTTGGGAACATGCTTACTACTTAAAATATCAAAACAAACGTCCGGATTATATTGCAGCTTTCTTTAATGTAATCAACTGGGCACACGTTGCCGATCTTTACAAAAAAGCAATAGCTTAA
- the coaBC gene encoding bifunctional phosphopantothenoylcysteine decarboxylase/phosphopantothenate--cysteine ligase CoaBC, whose protein sequence is MLEGKKIVLGVCGSIAAYKSAFLVRLLVKAGAEVQVVMTPGAVQFITPLTLATLSKKPVLVDYFEPATGEWNNHVDLGLWADMMIIAPATANTLAKMAKGLCDNLLTAVYLSARCPVYIAPAMDLDMWKHGATLQNVDQLKSYGNLFIQPGYGELASGLVGEGRMAEPEEIVNYLSEEMKKALPLNGQNALVTAGPTYEAIDPVRFLGNHSSGKMGFAIADELARLGADVTLISGPSAQQSRRQSIKRVNVTSAAQMLDACRQYFSDAQICVMSAAVADYTPVTVADQKIKKQADGFTIELKKTTDILKVLGTDKRPGQLLVGFALETNEEEKNAEDKLQKKNLDFIVLNSLNDAGAGFKTDTNKITIIDRDLRKTSFELKTKEEVAADICQKIIELIKG, encoded by the coding sequence ATGCTGGAAGGAAAAAAAATTGTACTGGGCGTTTGCGGCAGCATTGCCGCTTATAAATCCGCATTCCTGGTACGTTTGCTGGTGAAAGCCGGTGCCGAGGTACAGGTAGTAATGACGCCCGGTGCCGTGCAATTTATAACACCCCTAACATTAGCCACACTATCGAAAAAACCGGTATTGGTTGATTATTTTGAACCTGCTACTGGCGAATGGAACAACCATGTTGACCTGGGCCTATGGGCCGATATGATGATCATAGCACCGGCTACTGCCAACACCCTGGCTAAGATGGCTAAGGGCCTTTGCGATAATTTACTTACAGCAGTTTACTTATCGGCCAGGTGCCCTGTGTATATAGCCCCTGCGATGGACCTGGACATGTGGAAACACGGCGCTACCTTGCAAAATGTTGATCAATTAAAATCATACGGTAACTTATTTATACAGCCCGGCTATGGCGAGCTGGCGAGCGGCTTAGTTGGGGAGGGCCGCATGGCCGAACCGGAAGAGATTGTTAACTATCTTTCAGAAGAAATGAAAAAGGCGCTTCCGCTAAACGGACAGAATGCGCTGGTTACTGCCGGGCCTACTTATGAGGCCATTGACCCCGTTCGATTTTTGGGCAACCACTCTTCGGGAAAAATGGGCTTCGCCATTGCCGACGAACTGGCCAGGCTGGGCGCAGATGTGACTTTAATCTCGGGGCCATCGGCACAACAAAGCAGGCGCCAATCCATCAAACGGGTTAACGTTACATCTGCCGCCCAAATGTTGGATGCCTGCCGCCAGTATTTTAGCGACGCCCAAATTTGTGTAATGAGCGCGGCTGTGGCCGATTATACGCCGGTAACCGTAGCCGACCAAAAAATTAAAAAGCAGGCTGACGGATTTACCATCGAACTCAAAAAAACCACTGATATACTCAAGGTGCTGGGGACAGATAAGCGCCCGGGCCAACTACTGGTTGGATTTGCCTTAGAGACGAACGAGGAGGAGAAAAATGCCGAAGACAAACTGCAGAAAAAAAACCTGGATTTTATTGTATTAAACTCCTTGAACGATGCCGGGGCGGGTTTTAAAACCGACACCAATAAAATAACGATTATTGACCGTGACCTACGTAAAACAAGCTTTGAGCTTAAAACCAAAGAGGAAGTAGCCGCAGATATTTGCCAAAAGATTATTGAACTGATAAAAGGATGA
- the recN gene encoding DNA repair protein RecN — MLQQLKINNYALIDNLEITFNRGLNILTGETGAGKSIILGALSLILGQRAESRYFFNQQKKCIIEGTFHIGEFHIKAFFEDNDLDYAAETVLRREISADGKSRAFVNDTPVNLNTLKQLGERLIDIHSQHATLEINDAAFQLLVIDSVAKHPELLNEYQVTYRLFKTSSAKLKQLQDESGKAKSELDYHQFQYDELEKANLSEDEQEKLEQELYALNNAGDIKRNLLGAHYLMQEGETSALIQLRDAAHQLSALEKFNPQIQELNQRLNSTVIELRDIAAEIENMEQRTLINEERVAEINERLSLIYALQKKHRVNTNAELLQIQQELSDKIQQVLFGDEEIEELQQQINHQAEVLKKLAQQLSVNRTAAIPVIEKQVQQTLAEMGMANATLKIENTISAESNFDQNGIDHIRFLFSANKGYTLSEMSKVASGGELSRLMLSIKSLIASNTALPTIIFDEIDTGVSGEVANKVGQVMERLAENLQVITITHLPQIASKGDSHYFIYKDDSAATTYTRIKPLSNNERVVEIAKMLSGNNPGESALQNAKELLAGS; from the coding sequence ATGCTTCAACAGCTCAAAATAAATAATTACGCACTGATTGATAACCTGGAGATCACCTTTAACCGGGGCCTGAACATCCTGACGGGCGAAACAGGCGCAGGTAAATCCATTATCCTGGGTGCGCTATCGTTAATATTAGGTCAGCGTGCCGAAAGCCGTTACTTTTTTAATCAGCAAAAAAAATGCATTATCGAAGGTACTTTTCACATCGGCGAGTTCCATATCAAGGCTTTTTTTGAGGATAACGACCTTGATTATGCTGCTGAAACCGTATTGCGCAGGGAAATATCGGCAGATGGAAAATCGCGGGCTTTTGTTAATGATACACCGGTAAACCTGAATACGCTGAAACAGTTAGGTGAGCGATTGATAGATATCCACTCGCAGCATGCCACTTTAGAAATTAATGATGCCGCTTTCCAGTTGCTGGTTATTGATTCTGTTGCCAAACATCCCGAGCTTTTAAATGAGTACCAGGTTACGTACCGCTTGTTCAAAACATCATCAGCCAAATTAAAACAGCTACAAGATGAAAGCGGGAAGGCTAAGTCGGAATTAGACTATCACCAGTTCCAGTATGATGAGCTGGAGAAAGCCAACCTGAGTGAGGATGAGCAGGAAAAACTGGAACAGGAGCTATACGCTTTAAACAATGCAGGGGATATTAAACGCAATTTATTAGGCGCTCATTATTTGATGCAAGAGGGTGAAACATCTGCATTGATCCAGTTACGCGATGCCGCCCACCAGCTATCTGCCTTAGAAAAATTTAACCCGCAGATACAGGAACTTAACCAGCGCCTAAACAGCACGGTTATTGAGCTAAGAGATATTGCCGCCGAAATTGAAAATATGGAGCAACGTACTTTGATTAATGAGGAACGTGTAGCTGAAATAAACGAACGCCTGAGCTTGATTTATGCCCTGCAAAAAAAGCACCGTGTAAATACCAATGCCGAATTGCTCCAGATTCAGCAAGAACTATCGGACAAGATACAACAGGTATTATTTGGCGACGAAGAGATCGAAGAATTGCAGCAGCAGATTAATCATCAGGCCGAAGTATTGAAAAAACTGGCCCAGCAACTGTCGGTTAACCGTACAGCGGCTATCCCTGTTATTGAAAAGCAGGTGCAGCAAACCTTGGCCGAGATGGGAATGGCCAATGCCACGCTGAAAATTGAAAATACCATTTCGGCTGAAAGCAATTTTGATCAGAATGGGATAGACCACATCCGCTTTTTGTTTTCGGCAAACAAAGGCTATACCTTATCCGAAATGAGCAAGGTAGCCTCCGGAGGGGAACTCTCCCGGTTAATGCTCAGCATTAAATCGCTCATAGCAAGCAATACCGCCCTGCCTACCATTATTTTCGACGAGATTGATACAGGGGTATCCGGCGAGGTAGCCAACAAGGTAGGCCAGGTAATGGAAAGACTTGCTGAAAACCTACAGGTAATTACCATTACGCACTTACCGCAAATAGCGAGCAAGGGCGACAGCCATTATTTTATTTATAAGGATGATAGCGCGGCTACAACTTATACCCGTATTAAGCCATTATCAAACAATGAGCGCGTTGTGGAGATAGCCAAAATGTTAAGTGGCAACAATCCTGGCGAAAGTGCATTGCAGAATGCAAAGGAATTACTGGCGGGGAGCTAA
- a CDS encoding quinone oxidoreductase family protein encodes MKAIVLEANEKNTLKEVEKPVLQAGEVLVQIKAAALNRRDYWITIGKYAGIKYPTILGSDGSGIVSEVGQGVDAAWIGKEVILNPSHDYGDNPDFQGKDFKILGLPEDGTFAEYVKTKAEYLYTKPAHLSWEQAAAIPLAGLTAYRALFTKGRLKAGDKVLIVGAGSGTGSFAIQWAVAAGATVYVTSSSAEKIALAKGLGATAGVNYKDADWAEQLHALASGFDVVIDSALGEGFAKLPDICNPGARIVTFGGTAGDFPAFNARKFFYKQLQLLGSMMGTADEFKAMLDMVDTHQIVPVVDEVFPLEHANEAITKMEKSSQFGKIVLKVS; translated from the coding sequence ATGAAAGCCATCGTACTCGAAGCTAACGAAAAAAACACCTTAAAGGAAGTTGAAAAACCTGTACTGCAAGCCGGTGAAGTGCTGGTTCAAATTAAAGCAGCCGCGCTAAACCGTCGCGATTACTGGATCACTATCGGTAAATACGCGGGCATTAAATACCCAACCATTTTAGGTTCGGATGGATCTGGAATAGTAAGCGAGGTTGGCCAAGGTGTTGATGCGGCCTGGATAGGCAAAGAGGTTATCCTTAACCCGAGCCATGATTATGGCGATAACCCCGATTTTCAGGGTAAAGATTTTAAGATACTTGGCCTGCCGGAGGACGGCACTTTTGCCGAATATGTAAAAACCAAGGCAGAATACTTATACACCAAGCCTGCACATTTAAGCTGGGAGCAGGCAGCGGCCATTCCGCTGGCGGGTTTAACAGCTTATCGTGCCCTGTTCACCAAAGGGCGATTAAAAGCGGGGGATAAGGTATTGATAGTTGGCGCGGGCAGCGGTACAGGTAGCTTTGCCATACAGTGGGCGGTTGCTGCGGGAGCTACTGTATACGTAACATCCAGCTCGGCCGAAAAGATAGCGCTGGCTAAAGGTTTAGGTGCCACCGCAGGCGTTAATTATAAAGATGCCGACTGGGCTGAGCAACTCCATGCCCTGGCCAGCGGCTTTGATGTGGTGATTGACAGTGCTTTGGGCGAAGGCTTTGCCAAACTCCCCGATATCTGTAATCCGGGCGCACGTATTGTAACTTTTGGCGGCACAGCAGGAGATTTCCCAGCGTTTAACGCGCGAAAGTTTTTTTACAAACAATTACAACTATTAGGGTCTATGATGGGCACAGCCGATGAGTTTAAGGCCATGCTCGATATGGTTGATACGCACCAGATAGTGCCCGTGGTTGATGAGGTATTCCCATTGGAACACGCTAACGAAGCGATAACCAAGATGGAAAAATCGAGCCAGTTTGGTAAAATAGTTTTAAAAGTTTCCTAA
- a CDS encoding tRNA-binding protein, translating into METITWHDFEKVELRAGTILTVLDFPEARKPAYKLQVDFGELGVKWSSAQITRHYTREELVGKQIMGVINFPKKQIATFMSEFLVTGFADENGDIVLACIDKPVPNGHKLI; encoded by the coding sequence ATGGAAACTATCACTTGGCACGATTTTGAAAAGGTTGAACTACGCGCGGGCACGATATTAACTGTGCTTGATTTCCCGGAGGCGCGGAAACCTGCTTACAAATTGCAGGTTGATTTTGGCGAGTTGGGCGTTAAATGGTCGAGCGCGCAAATCACAAGGCATTATACCAGGGAAGAGTTAGTTGGTAAACAAATTATGGGGGTCATTAATTTCCCTAAAAAACAAATAGCTACTTTTATGTCGGAGTTTTTGGTTACAGGCTTCGCCGACGAGAATGGGGATATTGTTTTAGCCTGTATTGATAAGCCTGTACCAAACGGGCATAAACTGATTTAA
- the porD gene encoding type IX secretion system protein PorD translates to MKKLVTCIVILLILANLVAAQDLNARVQVLSPKIQTSNKRIFQVLENAIKDFLNNRKWSADQILPQERIDCNLVLNITAWDGSSKYSGELQVQSTRPIYGSTYNSTLLTVNDKDFDWTYTEGQLLDYNDQTFQSNLTSVLAYYAYVIIGMDYDSFSKYAGTPYFAKAQTIVNAAQSASYKGWNAFDNSHNRYWLAENLNNKRYLIIREFNYNYHRNGLDLMADNPANARKAIAALLPDLSQIDRQSLGTMLPQLFFTAKSDEFVSVFSVADPQTKMKVYNILNGADPSNGNKYQALQKN, encoded by the coding sequence ATGAAGAAGCTTGTTACCTGTATTGTAATATTATTAATCCTGGCCAACCTGGTTGCAGCCCAGGACTTAAATGCGCGGGTACAGGTACTTTCGCCTAAAATACAAACCAGCAATAAGCGGATTTTCCAGGTTTTAGAAAATGCCATTAAAGATTTTTTGAATAACCGCAAATGGAGCGCCGACCAGATTTTACCGCAGGAAAGGATTGATTGCAACCTGGTTTTAAACATTACCGCCTGGGACGGAAGCAGCAAATACAGCGGCGAACTACAGGTACAATCAACCCGGCCCATTTACGGATCAACCTATAACAGTACCCTGTTAACTGTGAACGACAAAGATTTTGACTGGACCTATACCGAGGGCCAGTTATTGGATTATAACGATCAAACTTTTCAAAGCAATTTAACATCGGTATTAGCCTATTACGCTTATGTAATTATAGGCATGGATTATGATTCGTTTTCTAAATATGCCGGCACACCTTATTTTGCCAAAGCCCAAACCATTGTTAACGCGGCACAATCGGCATCGTACAAAGGATGGAACGCTTTTGACAATAGCCATAACCGCTACTGGCTGGCCGAAAACCTCAATAACAAACGTTACCTTATTATCCGCGAGTTTAATTATAACTACCACCGCAACGGGTTGGACCTGATGGCGGATAATCCGGCAAACGCCCGCAAGGCTATTGCTGCCTTATTGCCCGATCTCTCGCAAATTGACCGTCAAAGTTTAGGTACTATGCTACCACAACTTTTTTTTACTGCTAAAAGCGATGAGTTTGTATCCGTATTTAGTGTAGCCGACCCTCAAACTAAGATGAAGGTCTATAATATTCTGAATGGAGCCGACCCATCCAATGGGAACAAATACCAGGCGCTCCAAAAAAATTAA
- a CDS encoding SPFH domain-containing protein: MGLFDKLINEYIDIIEWVDHTSNTLVWKFPRADNEIKMGAKLTVRESQMAIFMNEGKIADIYGPGMYQLTTQNMPLLSTLNGWVYGFHSPFKADVYFVSTRQFTNQKWGTPNPVMIRDVEFGPVRLRAFGSFSFAVSDPALFLKEISATNPDFLTDDINQQMRNIAMSRGMDAIAASKIAVLDLTANYTSLSNLITEKIQPDFAELGLTLKKFLVENISLPPEVEQALDKRSEMGVIGNLGAYTQYQAANAIEETAANPGTGGFGATGMAIGAGAVMAGQLSNAFQATQFNNQTANLNQAQTPPPVPVAVDYFLAVNGKSEGPYNIGQLTGMIDSNSMVWKKGMTAWAAANTLPELKAIFDNIPPPLPL; the protein is encoded by the coding sequence ATGGGACTTTTTGATAAGCTGATAAACGAGTATATAGATATTATTGAATGGGTTGACCATACCAGCAACACCCTGGTATGGAAATTTCCCAGAGCGGATAATGAAATAAAAATGGGCGCCAAGCTTACCGTGCGCGAGTCGCAGATGGCCATTTTTATGAACGAAGGCAAAATAGCCGATATTTATGGCCCTGGTATGTATCAGCTTACAACACAAAACATGCCTTTACTTTCAACTTTAAATGGCTGGGTTTACGGATTTCACAGCCCCTTTAAGGCCGACGTTTATTTTGTGAGTACCCGGCAGTTTACCAATCAAAAATGGGGAACCCCGAATCCGGTTATGATTCGCGATGTCGAATTTGGACCTGTCAGGCTTAGGGCTTTTGGATCGTTTTCATTTGCGGTGAGCGATCCTGCGTTGTTTTTGAAAGAGATATCGGCAACAAATCCCGATTTTTTAACTGATGATATCAACCAGCAAATGCGCAACATTGCCATGTCCAGAGGCATGGATGCTATCGCTGCATCAAAAATAGCAGTGCTTGACCTTACTGCCAATTATACCTCCCTGTCCAACCTGATCACTGAAAAGATCCAGCCTGATTTTGCCGAGCTGGGCTTAACCCTGAAGAAATTTTTAGTCGAGAATATTTCTTTGCCACCCGAAGTTGAGCAGGCGCTTGATAAGCGCAGCGAAATGGGTGTTATAGGCAACCTTGGCGCTTATACACAGTATCAGGCAGCAAATGCTATTGAAGAAACCGCAGCAAACCCCGGCACCGGTGGCTTTGGTGCTACAGGTATGGCTATTGGCGCGGGGGCGGTAATGGCTGGCCAATTAAGTAACGCGTTTCAAGCAACACAATTTAATAACCAAACAGCTAATTTAAACCAGGCCCAAACACCTCCGCCGGTACCTGTGGCGGTTGATTATTTTCTGGCTGTTAACGGTAAATCGGAGGGGCCTTACAATATTGGCCAGTTAACCGGGATGATTGATAGCAATAGCATGGTATGGAAAAAAGG